The following coding sequences lie in one Hoplias malabaricus isolate fHopMal1 chromosome 14, fHopMal1.hap1, whole genome shotgun sequence genomic window:
- the LOC136666018 gene encoding uncharacterized protein isoform X4 codes for MRKAENTSCLEESDGSGKKLREKRPPSRYLCYTSASEDDDSFKPTKGPKVQARSPPRLSDFLAQTRCALYQDMERGLDMAREPASLPNWSEIPVVVGRELEMAQRPPIQPERPPQRDNFQMHVLMKLDQLLQKQEEQSLLLKQLINARSEVPMDMEFVTVDDMEGFNKIEIKLKDEERKMVRYLATLGGHSLGDSVRRTMRTIASSRIWASFSLKGRKGKISLQNLTIYRVIMKAVMRSQPGSNAADIEAHISETLKHAPGIARRKGNPLANSDPVESESPSYNFFTST; via the exons ATGAGGAAGGCAGAGAACACTTCTTGTTTAGAGGAGTCAGATGGGAGTGGGAAGAAGCTAAGGGAAAAGAGGCCACCATCTCGCTATTTGTGTTATACCTCTGCCAGTGAGGatg ATGATAGTTTCAAACCTACCAAGGGTCCTAAAGTTCAAGCTAGATCTCCACCTAGATTGTCTGACTTTCTTGCACAAACAAGATGTGCTCTCTACCAAG ATATGGAAAGAGGGTTGGATATGGCAAGAGAACCAGCAAGTTTGCCGAATT GGTCCGAGATTCCTGTGGTTGTGGGTAGAGAACTGGAAATGGCCcaaa GACCACCCATTCAACCAGAGCGCCCTCCTCAAAGAGACA ATTTTCAAATGCATGTCCTCATGAAACTTGACCAGCTGCTGCAGAAGCAGGAGGAACAAAGCCTTCTCCTTAAACAGCTGATTAATGCTAGAAGTGAGGTACCAATGGATATGGAGTTTGTCACTGTGGATGATATGGAGGGTTTTAATAAGATTGAAATTAAGCTGAAagatgaagaaagaaaaatg GTCAGGTACCTTGCCACCTTAGGGGGGCATTCCCTTGGAGATTCAGTAAGACGTACAATGCGCACAATTGCATCCTCAAGAATATGGGCTTCATTTagtctgaaaggaaggaaagGGAAAATCTCACTTCAGAATCTAACCATTTACAGAGTAataatga AAGCAGTGATGAGAAGCCAACCAGGATCAAACGCAGCAGACATTGAGGCTCACATATCTGAAACTCTGAAGCATGCACCAGGGATTGCACGACGAAAAGGGAAT CCTTTGGCGAACTCAGACCCAGTGGAATCTGAATCACCATCTTATAATTTCTTTACTTCTACATGA